One stretch of Niallia sp. XMNu-256 DNA includes these proteins:
- the menC gene encoding o-succinylbenzoate synthase — MKLDRVVLRHLQMEMKSPFATSFGTFKTKEFILVEAIDEDGVSGWGEATAFDAPWYNEETVKTNWHMLEDFLIPLSLKEKIQHPNELNERFAFIRKNNMAKAAIEGAVWDLYAKKQQQPLSKLIGGKKKEIEVGISIGIQKNVDELLSLIDGYVAEGYRRMKVKIKPGWDVDVIAAIRNKFPDIQLMADANSAYTLADIDLLKQLDPFNLTMIEQPLASDDIIDHATLQKHVKTPICLDESIHSVEDTRKAIQLGSCGIINIKIGRVGGITESIKIHDLCKEHGIPVWCGGMLEAGVGRAHNIAITTLDQFILPGDTAASSRYWERDIIDPEVTMKDGIITVPDAPGIGYKVNRQVVDQYTTYSKTYR; from the coding sequence ATGAAATTAGATCGTGTCGTTTTAAGACATTTACAGATGGAGATGAAATCTCCGTTCGCGACAAGTTTTGGTACGTTTAAAACAAAAGAGTTTATTTTAGTAGAAGCGATTGATGAAGACGGGGTTTCAGGCTGGGGTGAAGCAACCGCCTTTGATGCTCCGTGGTATAACGAAGAAACGGTAAAGACCAACTGGCATATGCTTGAGGATTTTCTAATCCCATTAAGCCTAAAAGAAAAGATCCAACATCCAAACGAATTGAACGAGCGCTTTGCGTTTATTCGGAAAAATAATATGGCCAAAGCAGCCATTGAAGGCGCTGTTTGGGATCTCTACGCAAAAAAACAGCAGCAACCATTAAGTAAGCTGATTGGCGGCAAGAAGAAGGAAATCGAAGTTGGGATTTCGATCGGCATTCAAAAAAATGTGGACGAACTGCTTTCCTTAATCGACGGGTATGTGGCAGAAGGTTATCGCCGCATGAAGGTAAAAATTAAGCCAGGCTGGGATGTGGATGTGATTGCTGCAATCCGGAATAAATTCCCTGATATCCAGTTAATGGCAGATGCTAATTCTGCCTATACATTAGCTGATATCGATTTACTGAAGCAACTGGATCCATTCAATTTAACGATGATTGAGCAGCCACTCGCATCTGATGATATTATCGACCATGCGACTTTACAAAAGCATGTGAAAACCCCGATCTGTTTAGACGAAAGCATCCATTCTGTTGAGGATACAAGAAAAGCCATCCAACTAGGAAGCTGCGGGATTATTAACATTAAGATCGGTCGAGTTGGCGGGATTACAGAATCAATTAAAATTCATGATCTTTGTAAGGAACATGGAATTCCCGTTTGGTGTGGCGGCATGCTTGAGGCGGGTGTTGGACGAGCCCACAATATAGCGATTACAACATTAGATCAGTTTATATTGCCAGGCGATACAGCAGCCTCCTCCCGTTATTGGGAACGAGACATCATTGACCCTGAAGTAACAATGAAGGATGGCATCATCACCGTTCCAGACGCACCTGGAATTGGCTATAAAGTCAATCGTCAAGTGGTTGATCAATATACAACTTATAGTAAAACGTATCGGTGA
- a CDS encoding Na+/H+ antiporter subunit A has translation MTLLHWAVVSPFIFAIIIPFLYRYIRKMHTGWFVLILPLVLFIYFLTFLPDTSSGNVIQQKMNWVPSLGINFDLYVDGLSLLFALLITGIGTLVVLYSIYYLSKTKEKLNNFYVYLLLFMGAMLGVVLSENLIVIYVFWEITSVASALLISYWFEREKSIYGAQKSMFITVFGGLSMLGGFSLLHVITGTFSIREIIANADLVLASPLLLPAMILVLLGAFTKSAQFPFHIWLPDAMEAPTPVSAYLHSATMVKAGIYLVARLTGVFGGTPEWFWTVSLAGIITLIWGSVSAVRQKDLKSILAFSTVSQLGMIMSLLGVGSAAYYFGDSDNAMYTTAILAAVFHLINHATFKGSLFMTVGIIDHETGTRDIRKLGGLLTIMPITATISLVGLASMAGLPPFNGFLSKELFLIAMVNVTKFEFFNLQTWGILLPVIAWIASIFTFVYCAILFFKTFTGKFQPEKLSVKHVHEAPIGMLISPIILGLLVVLFGLFPNLLTNSILEPAITAILPGIFEAGQPLNFHIYHWHGPTLELFMTIGVIVFGTLIYKSMKKWSKTSFYQKERDLFNYAYDGGYDGLIKGSQFITRLQMTGRLRDYFIYMIAFMILILVYTLVRFDAFAINTTNLSPIEPFMWIVSLIFIAAVISVPFINNRITAIIVVGVAGFLVSLMFVLFRAPDLALTQLLVETVSVVLFMLIFYHLPKLRKEKIKARFNVVHLLISIAGGAIITLISLSAYALGSDAGFASISEYFIENSKVLAGGYNIVNVILVDFRGLDTMLEILVLGIAALAVVAFIKLRMKGDEDV, from the coding sequence TTGACGTTATTACATTGGGCTGTGGTTTCCCCCTTTATATTTGCCATTATCATTCCCTTTTTATATAGATATATAAGAAAAATGCATACGGGCTGGTTTGTACTCATCTTGCCTTTGGTCTTATTTATCTATTTCCTTACCTTCTTACCTGATACATCCTCAGGTAATGTGATTCAACAGAAGATGAATTGGGTGCCTTCATTGGGCATTAACTTCGATCTTTATGTGGATGGGTTAAGCTTATTATTTGCCTTGCTCATTACGGGGATCGGAACGTTAGTCGTTCTTTATTCGATTTACTATTTATCAAAAACAAAGGAAAAGCTAAATAATTTCTATGTTTACCTTCTATTATTTATGGGCGCGATGCTCGGAGTCGTTTTATCGGAAAATTTAATTGTTATCTATGTCTTTTGGGAAATCACAAGTGTTGCTTCAGCTTTATTAATTAGTTACTGGTTTGAGCGCGAAAAATCGATTTATGGTGCTCAGAAATCAATGTTCATTACCGTATTTGGTGGACTATCCATGCTTGGAGGCTTTTCTTTACTGCATGTGATTACAGGTACGTTTAGTATTCGAGAAATTATTGCCAATGCGGATCTTGTTCTTGCAAGTCCTCTCTTATTACCAGCGATGATTTTGGTCCTGCTTGGGGCATTTACAAAATCAGCACAATTTCCGTTCCATATTTGGTTGCCGGATGCGATGGAAGCTCCTACACCTGTTAGTGCGTATTTGCATTCGGCTACGATGGTTAAAGCGGGAATCTATTTAGTCGCTCGTCTCACGGGAGTATTTGGCGGAACACCTGAATGGTTTTGGACGGTTTCACTCGCAGGAATCATCACCTTGATTTGGGGATCTGTCTCTGCTGTCCGTCAAAAAGATTTAAAATCCATCTTAGCTTTTTCAACGGTGAGTCAACTTGGGATGATTATGAGTTTACTTGGCGTTGGTTCTGCCGCTTATTATTTTGGAGATAGTGACAATGCAATGTACACAACCGCCATTTTGGCAGCCGTCTTTCACTTAATCAACCATGCCACCTTCAAAGGTAGCTTATTTATGACGGTGGGAATTATTGATCATGAAACAGGTACGCGGGATATTCGTAAGCTTGGCGGACTTTTAACGATCATGCCAATCACAGCAACGATTTCCTTAGTTGGTTTAGCATCGATGGCTGGGTTGCCGCCATTTAATGGATTCTTGAGTAAAGAATTGTTCTTAATTGCCATGGTTAATGTAACTAAATTTGAATTTTTCAATTTACAAACATGGGGGATTCTTCTTCCGGTTATTGCTTGGATTGCAAGCATCTTTACCTTTGTCTACTGTGCGATTCTTTTCTTTAAAACGTTCACTGGCAAATTTCAACCGGAAAAACTGTCAGTTAAACACGTACATGAAGCACCTATCGGAATGCTGATTAGTCCTATCATTCTTGGTTTGCTTGTCGTACTATTTGGATTGTTCCCGAACCTTTTAACTAATTCCATCCTTGAACCAGCAATAACGGCAATTCTGCCAGGAATTTTTGAGGCTGGTCAACCGTTAAATTTCCATATCTATCATTGGCATGGACCTACATTAGAACTATTCATGACGATTGGGGTCATCGTATTCGGAACCTTGATTTATAAGAGTATGAAAAAATGGTCAAAGACCTCCTTTTATCAAAAGGAGCGGGATTTATTTAACTATGCATATGATGGCGGTTATGATGGCCTCATTAAAGGATCACAATTCATCACCCGTTTACAAATGACTGGAAGGCTTCGCGACTACTTTATTTATATGATCGCCTTCATGATTCTCATTTTAGTCTATACACTCGTTCGCTTTGATGCTTTTGCGATCAATACAACAAATTTATCGCCGATTGAGCCATTTATGTGGATTGTTTCGCTTATTTTTATTGCAGCGGTGATTTCTGTACCGTTTATTAACAACCGAATTACAGCGATTATCGTTGTCGGTGTTGCAGGTTTCTTGGTCTCCCTGATGTTTGTTCTTTTCCGAGCACCAGATTTGGCTCTAACCCAGTTGCTTGTTGAAACGGTATCCGTTGTCTTGTTTATGCTGATTTTCTACCATTTACCAAAGCTAAGAAAGGAAAAGATCAAGGCTCGTTTTAATGTCGTTCATTTGCTTATTTCTATTGCCGGTGGAGCGATCATTACCCTGATTTCCTTAAGTGCTTATGCATTAGGCTCTGATGCCGGGTTTGCAAGTATTTCAGAATATTTCATTGAAAATTCGAAAGTACTGGCTGGAGGCTATAACATTGTTAACGTCATTCTCGTCGATTTCCGCGGATTGGATACGATGCTTGAAATCCTCGTGTTAGGGATTGCGGCTCTTGCTGTTGTTGCCTTCATTAAACTTCGCATGAAAGGGGATGAGGATGTATGA
- a CDS encoding Na(+)/H(+) antiporter subunit B, with protein MKQMKPNNNMMIQTITRIVTLIILAFSVYLFLAGHNNPGGGFIGGLMTASALLLLYLSFDMKKIKKAIPFNFTHLIGIGLLLAVGTGVSTMLFGFPFLTHFFDYFQFPIFGEVELTTALGFDLGVYLVVIGIALTIILTIAEDEK; from the coding sequence ATGAAGCAAATGAAACCGAACAACAATATGATGATCCAAACAATTACAAGAATTGTGACACTGATCATTCTCGCCTTTTCCGTTTATCTTTTCTTGGCGGGGCATAATAACCCTGGCGGTGGTTTTATTGGCGGACTCATGACCGCTAGTGCGTTATTACTTTTATATTTATCCTTTGATATGAAAAAAATCAAAAAAGCGATTCCGTTTAATTTTACCCATTTAATCGGGATCGGATTACTACTAGCTGTTGGTACTGGGGTTTCTACGATGCTTTTCGGTTTTCCTTTTTTAACCCATTTCTTTGATTATTTTCAATTTCCGATTTTTGGGGAAGTGGAACTTACGACAGCATTAGGCTTTGATCTTGGGGTCTATCTCGTTGTTATTGGAATCGCCTTAACGATCATTTTAACGATTGCGGAGGATGAAAAGTAA
- a CDS encoding Na(+)/H(+) antiporter subunit C, with translation MEILMSVMIGIVFTVSIYLFLSKSLLRVIFGTLLLSHGVHLLLMTMSGLQRGAAPLLSSGAEAYTDPLPQALVLTAIVISFGVTSLLLVLAYRTYKVYKTDDLEQLRGSADE, from the coding sequence ATGGAAATATTAATGTCAGTCATGATCGGTATTGTTTTTACCGTTAGTATCTATTTATTTTTGTCCAAAAGTCTATTACGTGTCATCTTCGGCACGTTGCTTTTATCACATGGAGTCCATTTGTTATTGATGACGATGTCTGGATTACAAAGGGGAGCTGCACCGCTATTAAGTTCAGGAGCAGAAGCCTATACGGATCCGTTGCCGCAGGCCCTTGTTTTAACGGCAATTGTCATCAGTTTCGGGGTAACTTCATTATTACTTGTTCTGGCTTATCGAACCTATAAAGTATATAAAACAGACGACTTAGAACAATTAAGGGGTTCTGCTGATGAATAA
- a CDS encoding Na+/H+ antiporter subunit D, which translates to MNNIVILPIIIPFIIGALLIFFSKNHRVQRVISGIAGVGLLVLSIYLAFLVYPNNTLVLEAGNWPAPFGIVLVADLLATLMLLLTSIISTACLFFAFKTISPQREKFYFYPFYFFLLTGVNGSFLTGDIFNLFVFFEVMLMASYALIAHGGTALQLRESFKYVIINVFASALFVIAVALLYSVTGTLNMAHIAQRVAELEQTGILNVIAILFMVVFGMKGALFPLYFWLPRSYYGPPAAIAALFGGLLTKVGIYALIRMFTLIFNHESDFTHKGIITLLAGLTMLLGVLGAVSQFNFKRILSYHIISQVGYMVMGLGIFTPLAVAGAIYYIAHHMIVKTALFLYAGVAQRITGTNDLRQMGGLLKTHPLLAWMFFITAISLAGIPPFSGFFSKFPIILAGFQEGQYVISGVALVVGLLTLFSMMKIFSYAFWGKQKHSEEQAKLPVGKLLLPIIPLVALTIILGFGAEPAFQYSMVVAEQVLDPSVYIESVLKE; encoded by the coding sequence ATGAATAACATAGTCATTCTTCCGATTATCATTCCTTTTATAATCGGAGCCTTATTAATATTTTTTTCGAAAAACCATCGGGTGCAAAGGGTTATTAGTGGAATAGCTGGCGTTGGTTTACTTGTGCTTTCGATCTACTTAGCATTTTTGGTCTATCCAAATAATACCCTTGTTTTAGAGGCTGGAAATTGGCCGGCACCGTTTGGCATTGTCCTTGTTGCTGACTTATTAGCAACACTTATGCTGCTATTAACAAGTATTATTAGTACGGCCTGTCTATTCTTTGCTTTTAAAACAATTTCTCCTCAGCGAGAAAAGTTTTATTTCTATCCCTTTTATTTCTTCCTTTTAACAGGAGTAAATGGTTCGTTTTTAACAGGGGATATTTTTAACTTATTTGTATTTTTCGAAGTAATGCTCATGGCTTCCTATGCGCTGATTGCTCATGGAGGTACAGCCTTACAGCTTCGAGAATCGTTTAAGTATGTGATTATTAACGTATTTGCATCTGCTCTATTTGTTATTGCTGTTGCTTTACTTTATTCCGTAACTGGAACACTAAATATGGCTCATATTGCCCAAAGGGTTGCTGAGCTTGAACAAACGGGTATTTTAAATGTAATCGCCATCCTGTTTATGGTTGTGTTTGGCATGAAAGGGGCCTTATTCCCTCTTTATTTCTGGCTGCCTCGTTCCTATTATGGACCACCTGCAGCAATCGCTGCTTTATTTGGCGGACTGTTAACAAAAGTTGGAATTTATGCCCTCATTCGAATGTTTACGTTGATCTTCAATCATGAATCTGATTTTACACATAAAGGGATTATTACGTTACTTGCAGGTCTAACCATGCTTCTTGGCGTATTAGGTGCAGTTTCGCAATTTAACTTTAAGCGAATTCTTTCTTACCATATTATCAGTCAGGTTGGTTATATGGTGATGGGACTTGGAATTTTCACACCGTTAGCGGTAGCTGGAGCGATTTATTATATTGCCCACCATATGATTGTTAAAACTGCGCTGTTTTTATACGCTGGAGTGGCGCAAAGAATTACAGGTACCAACGACTTGAGACAAATGGGCGGATTGCTTAAAACACACCCTTTGCTCGCATGGATGTTCTTTATCACCGCGATCTCCCTTGCTGGAATTCCACCTTTTAGCGGATTCTTTAGTAAGTTTCCAATTATCTTAGCTGGTTTCCAAGAAGGACAGTATGTAATATCCGGTGTCGCGCTGGTCGTTGGACTATTAACTTTATTTTCCATGATGAAGATTTTCAGCTATGCCTTTTGGGGAAAACAGAAACATTCAGAAGAGCAAGCTAAATTACCTGTTGGAAAATTACTATTGCCGATTATCCCACTTGTTGCGTTAACCATTATTCTTGGATTTGGAGCTGAGCCTGCTTTCCAATATTCCATGGTGGTTGCCGAACAAGTCTTAGATCCATCGGTTTATATTGAATCTGTTCTTAAGGAGTAG
- a CDS encoding Na+/H+ antiporter subunit E, with protein MAYQILINIALAVIWTFLQNNYSLSSFFFGYANGLLLLYILRRFLVFDFYFIRVWAIIKLLFLFLKELVVANIDVIKIVLNPNLSNYTPGIVAVPTNLNTKFEITLLASLISLTPGTISMDFSDDSKIIYIHSIHIEDREEMIAQIHNTFERAIMEVTK; from the coding sequence TTGGCTTATCAAATATTAATCAATATCGCACTTGCCGTCATTTGGACGTTTTTACAAAACAATTATAGTTTATCCAGTTTTTTCTTTGGCTATGCAAACGGACTATTGCTGCTTTATATCCTACGTCGCTTTTTAGTTTTTGATTTCTATTTTATTCGTGTCTGGGCCATAATTAAGCTTCTGTTTCTTTTCCTTAAAGAACTCGTGGTTGCCAATATTGATGTGATTAAAATTGTTCTAAATCCAAATTTGAGTAATTATACTCCAGGGATTGTGGCGGTTCCAACGAATCTTAATACAAAGTTTGAAATTACGTTATTAGCTTCCCTGATCTCTTTAACACCTGGTACGATATCGATGGACTTTTCAGACGATAGTAAAATTATTTACATTCATTCCATTCATATCGAGGATCGCGAAGAAATGATTGCTCAAATCCACAATACGTTTGAACGTGCCATTATGGAGGTGACGAAATAG
- a CDS encoding Na(+)/H(+) antiporter subunit F1, producing MLDTVVHIVLIMLGVSLFACFIRTIIGPTLPDRVLALDAFGVQLIGFIGVVMIFQNSIAYSDVVLVLSILSFIGTIALSKFIEKGMVFDRE from the coding sequence GTGCTTGATACCGTCGTTCACATTGTTTTAATTATGCTTGGTGTTTCTCTTTTTGCTTGCTTTATCCGAACCATCATCGGCCCTACCCTGCCGGATCGAGTATTGGCTCTCGATGCGTTTGGTGTTCAGCTTATTGGATTTATTGGAGTTGTGATGATTTTTCAAAACAGCATTGCATACTCTGACGTGGTGCTCGTACTAAGTATTCTTTCGTTTATCGGCACTATCGCACTATCAAAATTTATTGAAAAAGGGATGGTGTTTGATCGTGAATGA
- the mnhG gene encoding monovalent cation/H(+) antiporter subunit G, translating to MNEWIVSILLIIGGFLTLLSSIGLIRLPDVYGRAHAAGKSATLGVMSLMFAAFIYFAGSGIMNAKILLAILFIFITAPVSSLVISRSAYRIGVPLSKYSTHDELKQVEEASKMENVQ from the coding sequence GTGAATGAGTGGATTGTAAGCATACTTTTGATTATTGGTGGATTTTTAACTCTCTTGAGCTCAATCGGGTTAATACGACTTCCTGATGTATACGGACGTGCACATGCGGCTGGAAAAAGTGCGACTCTTGGCGTCATGTCTTTAATGTTTGCCGCTTTTATCTATTTCGCCGGCTCAGGAATCATGAATGCTAAAATACTATTAGCCATTCTATTCATCTTCATCACAGCACCCGTATCATCGCTTGTCATCAGTCGTTCAGCCTACCGAATTGGCGTTCCACTATCTAAATACAGCACCCATGATGAGTTAAAGCAAGTAGAAGAAGCTTCAAAAATGGAAAATGTGCAATAA